A single region of the Calonectris borealis chromosome 21, bCalBor7.hap1.2, whole genome shotgun sequence genome encodes:
- the STOM gene encoding stomatin has translation MADHEAGFAPKARRAKDDTDTGLGLCGWILVIISLFFTIITFPISIWMCVKIVKEYERAIIFRLGRILKGGAKGPGLFFVLPCTDSFIKVDMRTISFDIPPQEILTKDSVTVNVDGVVYYRVQNATLAVANITNADSATRLLAQTTLRNVLGTKNLSQILSDREEIAHSMQVTLDGATDDWGIKVERVEIKDVKLPVQLQRAMAAEAEAAREARAKVIAAEGEMNASRALKEASMVIAESPAALQLRYLQTLNTIAAEKNSTIVFPLPINMLQGIIGANR, from the exons ATGGCAGACCACGAAGCGGGGTTCGCGCCTAAGGCCCGGCGGGCGAAAG ATGACACTGATACTGGGCTTGGTTTGTGTGGATGGATCCTGGTgatcatttcactttttttcactATTATTACATTTCCTATATCAATCTGGATGTGCGTAAAG ATTGTAAAGGAATACGAGCGAGCCATCATATTCAGACTTGGACGCATCTTGAAAGGGGGAGCAAAGGGACCAG GTTTGTTTTTTGTCCTGCCCTGCACAGACAGCTTCATCAAGGTTGATATGAGGACTATCTCTTTTGATATTCCTCCCCAAGAG ATCTTGACCAAGGACTCTGTGACAGTTAATGTAGATGGAGTGGTTTACTACAGAGTTCAGAATGCCACCCTTGCTGTAGCAAATATCACAAATGCTGACTCAGCCACCCGTCTTTTAGCACAGACTACTTTGAGGAATGTTCTGGGGACCAAAAACCTTTCTCAGATTCTCTCTGATCGTGAAGAAATTGCACACAGCATGCAG GTCACACTTGATGGGGCAACAGATGATTGGGGCATTAAGGTGGAACGTGTGGAGATCAAGGATGTGAAATTACCTgtccagctgcagagagcaatggcTGCAGAAGCAGAAGCTGCCCGGGAGGCGAGAGCTAAG GTAATTGCAGCTGAGGGTGAAATGAATGCTTCCAGAGCCCTGAAAGAGGCATCGATGGTTATTGCGGAGTCCcctgctgctcttcagcttcGTTATTTGCAGACCTTGAACACCATTGCTGCGGAAAAGAACTCCACCATCGTCTTCCCATTGCCCATAAATATGCTGCAGGGCATAATAGGTGCAAATCGCTAG